The following are from one region of the Achromobacter xylosoxidans genome:
- the lptG gene encoding LPS export ABC transporter permease LptG produces MRTARRYLAREIYRSCAVVLMALLGLFTFFALVDDLDNVGDKFSMMALLYMQALAIPTRLYDLLPIGLLIGAILALAGLAQRNELVILRVSGVSGMKLLRMLWIVTIPLMIGAALLSEYVTPWAEIKSGEANLLFRGKAGGDRLKSGYWFKEPTADGGTRIINIGELKGDGQVSSVILYEFKKDLTLSALSTAPTGLFTRGDLLLKDVTETRLDDEAADALANARPPKHPPATVVKVPERNIDTTLSAERLLARVLTPERMSIATLLDYVDYLRNNQLQYGRQVVALWRKLAYPFTLLVMITIAAPIGLMQTRRGGVGAKVFIGILLGVGFFMLNQLALNVGMLGKWPAWLTALGPNIGAMIVALGAMSYMEYRHTITRIVQQRWPWSKSPA; encoded by the coding sequence ATGCGTACCGCACGTCGCTACCTGGCCCGCGAGATCTATCGCTCTTGCGCAGTGGTCCTCATGGCCCTGCTGGGCCTTTTCACGTTCTTCGCGCTGGTGGACGATCTGGACAACGTCGGCGACAAGTTCTCCATGATGGCCCTGCTGTACATGCAGGCGCTGGCGATCCCGACCCGTCTCTACGACCTGCTTCCCATCGGCCTGCTGATCGGCGCCATTCTGGCGCTGGCGGGCCTGGCCCAGCGCAACGAACTGGTCATCCTGCGGGTGTCCGGCGTCAGCGGCATGAAGCTGCTGCGCATGCTCTGGATCGTCACGATTCCGCTGATGATAGGCGCGGCCCTGCTGTCCGAGTACGTCACGCCCTGGGCCGAAATCAAATCCGGCGAGGCCAACCTGCTGTTCCGCGGCAAGGCCGGCGGCGACCGCCTCAAGAGCGGCTACTGGTTCAAGGAACCCACCGCCGACGGCGGCACCCGCATCATCAACATCGGCGAACTCAAGGGCGACGGCCAGGTCAGCTCCGTCATCCTCTACGAGTTCAAGAAAGACCTGACGCTGTCCGCCCTGTCCACCGCGCCGACCGGCCTGTTCACCCGCGGCGATCTGCTGCTCAAGGACGTCACCGAAACCCGGCTGGACGACGAAGCCGCAGACGCGCTGGCCAACGCGCGTCCGCCCAAGCACCCGCCCGCCACCGTGGTCAAGGTCCCCGAGCGCAATATCGACACCACCCTCAGCGCCGAACGCCTGCTGGCCCGCGTGCTGACACCTGAACGCATGTCCATCGCCACGCTGCTGGACTATGTGGATTATTTGCGCAACAACCAGCTGCAATATGGTCGACAGGTCGTCGCCTTGTGGCGCAAACTGGCGTATCCGTTCACCCTGCTGGTCATGATCACCATTGCCGCTCCGATCGGCCTGATGCAAACGCGCCGCGGCGGCGTAGGCGCCAAGGTCTTCATCGGCATCCTGCTCGGCGTGGGCTTCTTCATGCTGAACCAGCTGGCCCTGAACGTGGGCATGCTGGGCAAATGGCCAGCCTGGCTGACCGCCCTGGGTCCGAACATCGGCGCCATGATCGTGGCGTTGGGCGCCATGAGCTACATGGAGTACCGCCACACCATCACGCGGATCGTGCAACAACGTTGGCCTTGGAGCAAAAGTCCCGCATGA
- the mtgA gene encoding monofunctional biosynthetic peptidoglycan transglycosylase, with protein sequence MATRKGRSWFRIISGALMALVCLVLLYQFWLFAQVVWYNYRPPGSSAIMREERSRLSDGNPDFELKYEWVPYDKINRNLKRAVVASEDSNFTEHDGVEWDAIRKAWEYNQKQQEAGRSKMRGGSTITQQLAKNLFLSSSRSYIRKGQELVLTYMIEHVMSKERILELYLNVAEWGEGVFGAQAAAKHYFNTSAANLGASQSARLAAMLPNPRFYDAHRNTRYLNSRVGVLTRRMQMVDIP encoded by the coding sequence ATGGCGACGCGCAAGGGCCGCTCCTGGTTCCGGATCATCAGTGGCGCGCTGATGGCGCTGGTGTGCCTGGTGCTGCTCTACCAGTTCTGGCTGTTCGCCCAGGTGGTTTGGTACAACTATCGCCCCCCGGGCAGCAGCGCGATCATGCGCGAGGAACGCTCCCGCCTGAGCGACGGCAACCCCGATTTCGAGCTGAAGTACGAATGGGTGCCCTACGACAAGATCAACCGCAACCTCAAACGCGCGGTGGTGGCGTCCGAGGACTCCAACTTCACCGAGCACGACGGCGTCGAGTGGGACGCCATCCGCAAGGCCTGGGAATACAACCAGAAGCAGCAGGAAGCCGGCCGCAGCAAGATGCGCGGCGGCTCCACCATCACCCAGCAGCTGGCCAAGAACCTGTTTCTGTCCAGTTCCCGCAGCTATATCCGCAAGGGCCAGGAACTCGTCCTGACCTACATGATCGAACACGTCATGAGCAAGGAGCGGATCCTGGAGCTGTATCTGAACGTGGCCGAATGGGGCGAAGGCGTATTCGGCGCCCAGGCTGCCGCCAAGCACTATTTCAATACTTCCGCCGCCAACCTCGGGGCCAGCCAGTCGGCCCGGCTGGCGGCCATGCTGCCCAACCCGCGCTTCTATGACGCCCACCGCAATACCCGGTACCTGAACTCCCGGGTCGGCGTCCTGACGCGGCGAATGCAGATGGTCGACATTCCCTGA
- the aroE gene encoding shikimate dehydrogenase gives MTEAPPLARYAVIGNPIAHSRSPQIHAMFAEQTGKPLRYERLLAPVDGFAEAVAAFVAEGGLGLNVTVPFKLDAYTLAAGRLSSRARLAGAVNTLSWRDGAWHGCNTDGVGLVSDLLRLGVRLTGASVLLVGAGGAARGVLQPLAEAGCARIHIVNRTASKAEELAASWHESGVSPQTAVTGGSLADAALAGGWNLVINATASGLQNAAPDLPPGLYAPGAAAYDMMYGAQPTAFMQQAQADGAALTADGLGMLVGQAAESFYIWHGVRPDPAPVLAALREALKAGQ, from the coding sequence ATGACCGAGGCGCCCCCTCTCGCCAGATACGCCGTCATCGGCAACCCCATCGCGCACAGCCGCTCACCCCAGATCCACGCCATGTTTGCCGAGCAGACCGGCAAGCCGCTGCGCTACGAGCGCCTGCTGGCCCCGGTGGACGGCTTTGCCGAGGCGGTCGCCGCCTTCGTCGCCGAGGGCGGGCTGGGCCTGAACGTAACGGTGCCCTTCAAGCTGGACGCCTACACCCTGGCCGCCGGCCGCCTGTCCAGCCGCGCCCGCCTGGCCGGCGCGGTCAACACCCTGTCCTGGCGCGACGGCGCCTGGCATGGCTGCAATACCGACGGCGTGGGCCTGGTGTCGGACCTGCTGCGCCTGGGCGTGCGCCTCACCGGGGCGTCCGTGCTGCTGGTCGGCGCGGGCGGCGCAGCGCGCGGCGTGCTGCAGCCGCTGGCCGAGGCCGGCTGCGCCCGCATCCACATCGTCAACCGCACCGCATCCAAGGCGGAAGAACTGGCTGCCTCCTGGCACGAGAGCGGCGTGTCGCCGCAGACGGCTGTCACGGGCGGCAGCCTGGCGGACGCCGCCCTGGCCGGCGGCTGGAACCTGGTCATCAACGCCACCGCCAGCGGCCTGCAGAACGCCGCCCCGGACCTGCCCCCGGGCCTCTACGCGCCCGGCGCCGCCGCCTACGACATGATGTACGGCGCCCAGCCCACCGCCTTCATGCAGCAGGCCCAAGCCGACGGCGCCGCCCTCACGGCCGACGGCCTGGGCATGCTGGTGGGCCAGGCGGCCGAAAGCTTCTACATCTGGCATGGCGTGCGTCCCGACCCCGCCCCGGTGCTGGCCGCGCTGCGCGAGGCCCTCAAGGCCGGGCAATAG
- a CDS encoding TonB family protein → MQRLADSSSSLSRYLRWLGAPAQHYLRIGIAISLLVHAGALAWRFGAPALSRPPVTSLEVVLLNARSETPPETPRAQAQNQMTGGGNAERGMSTTPLPRTGESAETIVLEAMRRRQVQLEAEQTRLMTQLRAADKAGAERQAVNPWPDGADLGRDAEDQASVIQSAQVAALAARVQQYSAEPRKQFVAPSAEASRYAAYLDAWRTRIETVGTQHYPDEARGRIYGSLRITVSVRADGSIANVEIDQPSPHAVLNQAARRIVQLAAPFPPFPPDIARDTDVLVITRTWHFVNDTLETQAP, encoded by the coding sequence GTGCAACGCCTCGCTGATTCCTCCTCCTCGCTGAGCCGTTACCTGCGGTGGCTGGGCGCACCCGCCCAGCATTACCTGCGCATCGGCATCGCGATATCGCTGTTGGTGCACGCCGGCGCCCTGGCGTGGCGCTTCGGCGCGCCCGCGCTCTCGCGCCCGCCAGTCACCAGCCTGGAAGTCGTGCTGCTCAATGCCCGCAGCGAAACGCCGCCGGAAACGCCGCGCGCGCAGGCCCAGAACCAGATGACTGGCGGCGGCAACGCCGAGCGCGGCATGTCCACCACCCCGCTGCCCCGCACCGGCGAATCGGCCGAAACCATCGTGCTGGAGGCCATGCGGCGCCGCCAGGTGCAATTGGAAGCCGAACAGACCCGCCTGATGACCCAGCTGCGCGCCGCCGACAAGGCAGGCGCCGAGCGCCAGGCCGTCAACCCCTGGCCCGACGGCGCCGACCTCGGCCGCGACGCCGAGGACCAGGCCAGCGTCATCCAGAGCGCCCAGGTGGCCGCGCTGGCGGCGCGGGTCCAGCAATACAGCGCCGAACCGCGCAAGCAATTCGTGGCGCCTTCCGCCGAGGCCTCGCGCTACGCCGCCTACCTGGACGCCTGGCGCACCCGCATCGAAACGGTCGGCACCCAGCATTACCCGGACGAGGCCCGCGGCCGCATCTACGGATCCCTGCGCATCACGGTGTCGGTGCGCGCCGACGGCAGCATCGCCAATGTCGAGATCGACCAGCCCTCGCCGCACGCCGTGCTGAACCAGGCGGCCCGCCGCATCGTCCAGCTGGCCGCTCCCTTCCCGCCGTTCCCGCCCGATATCGCGCGCGACACGGACGTGCTGGTCATCACCCGCACCTGGCATTTCGTCAACGACACCCTGGAAACACAAGCCCCATGA
- a CDS encoding ABC transporter ATP-binding protein, producing MIELSVEDLHLDYGDNPVLKGVSMQLRQGEVVSLLGPSGSGKTTLLRAVAGLEGPKRGRITIGERVVYDGAAKKEIPAEERNLGLVFQSYALWPHKTVFENVAYPLKLRKVPGAEVRERVQAVLDQLGLGKLGQRHPHALSGGQQQRVAIGRALVYSPPVILLDEPLSNLDAKLREEARAFLRELIIRLGLSALMVTHDQSEAMAISDRILLLNNGKIEQQGTPQEMYGSPSTLFTAEFMGSNNRLDGKVTEVRDGQARIEGRGWSLWGKASPGVAQGQDGTAVIRVEQVRLADDPDGNHVDMPLLTSMYLGDRWEYLFRTPDADPAHTLALRAYGPEGREPGPCRLSLPASKVWVFPRTAA from the coding sequence ATGATTGAGCTTTCTGTAGAAGACCTGCACCTGGATTACGGCGACAACCCGGTGCTCAAGGGCGTGTCGATGCAACTGCGCCAAGGCGAAGTGGTGTCGCTGCTGGGCCCCTCGGGCAGCGGCAAGACCACGCTGCTGCGCGCCGTGGCCGGCCTGGAAGGTCCCAAGCGCGGCCGCATCACCATCGGCGAACGCGTCGTCTACGACGGCGCGGCGAAGAAGGAGATCCCGGCCGAGGAGCGCAACCTGGGCCTGGTGTTCCAGTCCTACGCGCTGTGGCCGCACAAGACCGTGTTCGAGAACGTGGCCTACCCGCTCAAGCTGCGCAAGGTGCCCGGCGCCGAGGTGCGCGAACGCGTGCAGGCCGTGCTGGACCAGCTGGGCCTGGGCAAGCTGGGCCAGCGCCATCCGCACGCCCTGTCCGGCGGCCAGCAGCAGCGCGTGGCCATCGGCCGGGCGCTGGTGTACAGCCCGCCGGTCATCCTGCTGGACGAACCGCTGTCCAACCTGGACGCCAAGCTGCGCGAGGAGGCCCGCGCCTTCCTGCGCGAGCTGATCATCCGGCTGGGCCTGTCGGCCTTGATGGTGACGCATGACCAGAGCGAAGCCATGGCGATTTCGGACCGCATCCTGCTGCTGAACAACGGCAAGATCGAACAACAGGGCACGCCGCAGGAGATGTACGGTTCCCCGTCCACCCTGTTCACCGCCGAATTCATGGGCAGCAACAACCGGCTGGACGGCAAGGTCACCGAGGTTCGCGACGGCCAGGCCCGCATCGAAGGGCGCGGCTGGTCGCTGTGGGGCAAGGCCAGCCCGGGGGTGGCCCAGGGCCAGGACGGCACCGCCGTCATCCGGGTGGAGCAAGTGCGGCTGGCGGACGACCCCGACGGCAACCACGTGGACATGCCGCTGCTGACCAGCATGTATCTGGGCGACCGCTGGGAGTACCTGTTCCGCACCCCCGACGCCGACCCGGCCCATACCCTGGCCCTGCGCGCCTATGGCCCCGAAGGCCGCGAGCCCGGCCCTTGCCGGCTGTCGCTGCCGGCCAGCAAGGTCTGGGTCTTTCCCCGCACGGCCGCCTGA
- a CDS encoding ABC transporter permease, whose translation MQSLRSKWQSLPRGVVVLITALAIYVPLSFIIIQSFLSAPFFSPSKVFSLDAFRFIFADPDFYKALKSGFILAFGLAVIAIPLGGMLAFLMIRTDLPGRRWIEPLILVPVFVSPMVLGFGYVVAAGPVGFFSTWAQNILGFVPWNVYSLTSIVIIAGLTHVPHAYLYISSALRSMGSDVEEAARVSGASPLRVMVSVSLPMVRPAMLYATVLLFFLGLEVFGLVLVLGDPEGNLVLATYLYKLTNKLGIPSYHLMAAVAVVLICMTIPLVMLQRRLMRTANRFVTVKGKASRARALPLGKWRWVAGAVVAFWLLVTIVVPLLGVLLRAFVSNWGMGVSLLDVLSLDAFRTVFSQPNLMRAIVNSVAIGVFGGALAVFCYMFVGLAMHRKPDNVTRFMDYSVLVPRAVPGLLAGLAFLWVFLFVPMWLDNALDEGGWLSALPFAEWLRENFIEWLRAMRSTIFSVWLAYTVVWMAYGLRLISSTLLQVGPELEEAARSAGARRGQVTRHVTVPLAKYGLIGSWLLMFLIFEREYSTGVYLLSPGTETIGSMLVSLWASGAIDIVAALSFINIVLVVIGLGVALRFGVKLHD comes from the coding sequence ATGCAGTCATTGCGCTCGAAATGGCAGTCCCTGCCCCGCGGCGTGGTGGTGCTGATCACGGCTTTGGCCATCTATGTGCCGCTGTCGTTCATCATCATCCAGAGCTTTCTGTCCGCGCCCTTTTTCTCGCCGTCCAAGGTCTTCAGCCTGGACGCGTTCCGCTTCATCTTTGCGGATCCCGATTTCTACAAAGCCCTGAAAAGCGGCTTCATCCTGGCCTTCGGCCTGGCCGTCATCGCCATCCCGCTGGGCGGCATGCTGGCCTTCCTGATGATACGCACGGACCTGCCCGGCCGCCGCTGGATCGAGCCGCTGATCCTGGTGCCGGTGTTCGTGTCGCCCATGGTGCTGGGCTTCGGCTACGTGGTGGCGGCGGGTCCGGTCGGCTTTTTCTCGACCTGGGCGCAAAACATCCTGGGCTTCGTGCCCTGGAACGTCTATTCGCTGACCAGCATCGTCATCATCGCCGGCCTGACCCACGTGCCGCACGCCTACCTGTACATCTCGTCGGCGCTGCGCAGCATGGGTTCCGACGTCGAGGAAGCCGCGCGCGTGTCCGGCGCCTCGCCGCTGCGCGTGATGGTGTCGGTCAGCCTGCCCATGGTGCGCCCGGCCATGCTGTATGCCACCGTGCTGCTGTTCTTCCTGGGCCTGGAAGTATTCGGCCTGGTGCTGGTGCTGGGCGATCCGGAAGGCAACCTGGTGCTGGCGACGTATCTGTACAAGCTCACCAACAAGCTGGGTATCCCGTCCTATCACCTGATGGCCGCCGTGGCCGTGGTGCTGATCTGCATGACGATTCCGCTGGTGATGCTGCAGCGCCGCCTGATGCGCACCGCCAACCGCTTCGTCACGGTCAAGGGCAAGGCCTCGCGCGCCCGCGCCCTGCCGCTGGGCAAGTGGCGCTGGGTGGCCGGCGCAGTGGTGGCGTTCTGGCTGCTGGTGACCATCGTGGTGCCGCTGTTGGGCGTGCTGCTGCGTGCGTTCGTGTCCAACTGGGGCATGGGCGTGTCGCTGCTGGACGTGCTGTCGCTGGACGCGTTCCGCACCGTGTTCTCGCAGCCCAACCTGATGCGCGCCATCGTCAACTCGGTGGCCATCGGCGTGTTCGGCGGCGCGCTGGCCGTGTTCTGCTACATGTTCGTGGGCCTGGCCATGCACCGCAAGCCGGACAACGTCACCCGCTTCATGGACTACAGCGTGCTGGTGCCGCGCGCGGTGCCGGGCCTCCTGGCCGGCCTGGCGTTCCTGTGGGTGTTTCTGTTCGTGCCGATGTGGCTGGACAACGCCCTGGACGAAGGCGGCTGGCTGTCGGCCCTGCCCTTCGCGGAATGGCTGCGCGAGAACTTCATCGAATGGCTGCGCGCCATGCGCAGCACCATCTTCAGCGTGTGGCTGGCCTACACGGTGGTGTGGATGGCCTATGGCCTGCGGCTGATTTCCTCGACCTTGCTGCAAGTAGGTCCGGAACTGGAAGAAGCCGCCCGCAGCGCCGGCGCGCGCCGCGGCCAAGTCACCCGCCACGTCACGGTGCCGCTGGCCAAGTACGGCCTGATCGGTTCCTGGCTGCTGATGTTCCTGATCTTCGAGCGCGAGTACTCCACCGGCGTCTATCTGCTGTCGCCCGGCACCGAAACCATCGGCTCCATGCTGGTGTCGCTGTGGGCCTCGGGCGCCATCGACATCGTGGCCGCGCTTTCCTTCATCAATATCGTTCTGGTCGTGATCGGCCTGGGCGTCGCCCTGCGATTCGGAGTCAAACTTCATGATTGA
- a CDS encoding ABC transporter substrate-binding protein: protein MLAKSQLAAACAAAFALAAGSAFAQQVPAGYPADYQKILDGAKKEGKVVIYSTTDTKAAGPVIKGFEALYPGIKVEYNDMNSTELYNRYISEQAAGGTSGDVVWSSSMDSALKLASDYALQYKSPEVGKLPAWAVWKDSAYGTTYEPAVFIYNKRLIPAAEVPTTHGALAKLIASQPDKFKNKVTTYDIEKSAVGFMLAVQDKVNDPKYFETLKGIAAGGLIVQSSTGTMMERVSSGENLIGYNILGSYAETRAKSDPSLGVAYPTDYALVLSRVAFISKKAKNRNAAKLWMDYLLSQKGQTILANQADLASVRDDIEGDNDVDGMTKKLGASLKPIPVNETLLDYLEQNKRLQFIKDWRAAAGK from the coding sequence ATGCTTGCCAAGTCCCAACTGGCGGCCGCCTGCGCCGCTGCATTCGCCCTTGCCGCCGGCAGCGCCTTTGCGCAGCAAGTGCCGGCCGGCTATCCGGCCGACTACCAGAAGATCCTGGACGGCGCCAAGAAGGAAGGCAAGGTCGTCATCTATTCGACCACCGACACCAAGGCCGCCGGCCCCGTCATCAAGGGCTTCGAAGCGCTGTACCCGGGCATCAAGGTCGAATACAACGACATGAACAGCACCGAGCTCTACAACCGCTACATCAGCGAGCAGGCGGCCGGTGGCACCAGCGGCGACGTCGTCTGGAGCTCGTCGATGGACTCGGCCCTGAAGCTGGCCAGCGACTACGCCCTGCAATACAAGTCGCCGGAAGTCGGCAAGCTGCCGGCCTGGGCGGTGTGGAAGGATTCGGCCTACGGCACCACCTATGAACCGGCCGTGTTCATCTACAACAAGCGCCTGATCCCCGCCGCCGAGGTGCCCACCACGCACGGCGCCCTGGCCAAGCTGATCGCCAGCCAGCCGGACAAGTTCAAGAACAAGGTCACCACCTACGACATCGAGAAGTCGGCCGTGGGCTTCATGCTGGCGGTGCAGGACAAGGTCAACGACCCCAAGTACTTCGAGACGCTCAAGGGCATCGCCGCAGGCGGCCTGATCGTGCAATCGTCCACCGGCACCATGATGGAACGCGTGTCCTCCGGCGAAAACCTGATCGGCTACAACATCCTGGGTTCCTACGCCGAAACGCGCGCCAAGAGCGACCCGTCGCTGGGCGTGGCCTACCCGACCGACTACGCGCTGGTTCTGTCGCGCGTGGCCTTCATCAGCAAGAAGGCCAAGAACCGCAACGCCGCCAAGCTGTGGATGGACTACCTGCTGTCGCAGAAGGGCCAGACCATCCTGGCGAACCAGGCCGACCTGGCCTCCGTGCGCGACGACATCGAAGGCGACAACGACGTCGACGGCATGACCAAGAAGCTGGGCGCCTCGCTCAAGCCGATCCCGGTCAACGAAACGCTGCTGGACTACCTGGAGCAGAACAAGCGCCTGCAGTTCATCAAGGACTGGCGCGCCGCGGCAGGCAAGTAA
- a CDS encoding extracellular solute-binding protein: MKNPENFSIRRRVLALGVLLLACALIGLVFFLRGYAQRAAEQAFDRLLAASALTIAGSVQIEDNNVTVEPPVSSLAMLSGGERVFYEARTSNGRLITGYDDLAPGMPLAQSATPVFAYLRYHDEPVRVATVGRLVSASQHAGWVTVRVAETLGSREALADEILGRTALPLVVVSLVALGLLWFGVQRAFAPLAVVERELRSRAPDDLAPLVTPVPREVRRLVEALNAFMQRLSGVMGTLNTLVADAAHQVRTPLASLRAQAEVALEETDQQRLHARLERIHLNATHASQLINQLLMDATITHRLGKGSRTLVGVAETVNETRRRIGPLETQRLRIEIAPEVRRARIAGDRVALREMLRNLVDNALRYAPDGPVDIQATPVAGFRVALTVSDRGPGVADDEKDAVQQRFTRGRAGETQPGSGLGLSIVRSVAAAHGGSLWLQDRPGGGLTARVILPLARSAPGRAAAACLGALCMAGLLLASAPAEVRAADIAAIVTRYPAPQPTSRVLTIAGPTDTPVVAPLIQGFQSQRPDVTVVYREMGSRELYEAAIAGQLKDVDVLMSSASDLQIRLANDGYAMSYSSPYAAKLPSWAIWRHEVYGFTFEPAVIVYNPKRYTEATVPRSRQDLLRLLERDAAKLRGRIGTYDIATSSVGYLLAEQDELVSSNFWGLANAMGQAGVRLSATSAEILDAIESDQIDIGYNILGSYALSRQAAGAPIGVVFPQDYVLVLARSVLIARTAPSPELGRALVDWLLSPAGQQVASSHAALGSIMEDTPGRWTSEAVLARSQGIVQPVVLSPALLVGLDQRRHSRFVQNWIRLVTDTPARP, encoded by the coding sequence ATGAAGAACCCTGAGAACTTTTCCATCCGCCGCCGCGTCTTGGCGCTGGGGGTGCTGCTGCTGGCCTGCGCGCTGATCGGGCTGGTGTTCTTCCTGCGCGGCTACGCGCAGCGCGCGGCGGAACAGGCTTTCGACCGGCTGCTGGCGGCCTCGGCGCTGACCATTGCCGGCTCGGTGCAGATCGAAGACAACAACGTCACCGTCGAACCGCCGGTGTCCTCGCTGGCCATGCTGTCCGGCGGCGAGCGGGTGTTCTACGAAGCCCGCACCTCGAACGGCCGCCTCATCACCGGCTATGACGACCTGGCGCCCGGCATGCCCCTGGCGCAGTCGGCCACGCCGGTGTTCGCCTATCTGCGCTATCACGACGAACCTGTCCGCGTCGCCACCGTGGGCCGGCTGGTGTCCGCCAGCCAACATGCCGGCTGGGTCACGGTGCGCGTGGCCGAGACGCTGGGGTCGCGCGAAGCGCTGGCCGACGAGATCCTGGGACGTACCGCGCTGCCGCTGGTGGTGGTGTCCCTGGTGGCGCTGGGCCTGCTGTGGTTCGGCGTGCAGCGGGCCTTCGCGCCGCTGGCGGTGGTGGAGCGCGAGTTGCGCAGCCGCGCGCCCGACGACCTGGCGCCGCTGGTGACGCCCGTGCCGCGCGAAGTGCGGCGGCTGGTCGAAGCGCTGAACGCCTTCATGCAGCGCCTGTCCGGCGTCATGGGTACGCTCAACACCCTGGTGGCGGACGCCGCCCACCAGGTCCGTACGCCGCTGGCCTCGCTGCGCGCTCAAGCCGAAGTCGCCCTGGAGGAAACCGATCAGCAGAGGCTGCACGCGCGCCTCGAACGCATCCATCTGAACGCCACCCATGCCAGCCAGTTGATCAACCAGCTGCTGATGGACGCCACCATCACGCACCGCCTGGGCAAGGGATCGCGCACGCTGGTGGGCGTGGCCGAGACCGTCAACGAAACGCGCCGCCGCATCGGTCCGCTGGAAACGCAGCGGCTGCGCATCGAGATCGCGCCCGAGGTCCGCCGCGCCCGCATCGCCGGCGACCGCGTCGCCTTGCGCGAGATGCTGCGCAACCTGGTGGACAACGCCCTGCGCTATGCGCCCGACGGCCCCGTGGACATCCAGGCCACGCCTGTGGCGGGCTTTCGCGTTGCGCTCACCGTGTCGGACCGCGGGCCGGGCGTGGCCGACGACGAAAAGGACGCCGTGCAGCAGCGTTTCACCCGCGGCCGCGCCGGCGAAACACAGCCTGGGTCGGGGCTGGGGCTGTCCATCGTGCGCTCGGTGGCTGCCGCCCACGGCGGTTCGCTCTGGCTGCAAGACCGTCCGGGCGGCGGCCTGACGGCGCGCGTGATCCTGCCGCTGGCGCGTTCCGCGCCGGGACGCGCGGCAGCCGCCTGCCTGGGCGCGTTGTGCATGGCGGGCCTGCTGCTGGCCTCGGCCCCCGCCGAGGTACGCGCCGCCGACATCGCGGCAATCGTCACCCGCTACCCCGCGCCGCAGCCCACGTCCCGCGTCCTGACCATCGCCGGCCCCACGGATACGCCGGTGGTCGCGCCGCTGATCCAGGGCTTCCAGTCGCAACGGCCGGACGTCACCGTGGTGTACCGCGAGATGGGCAGCCGCGAACTCTACGAAGCCGCCATCGCCGGGCAGTTGAAGGATGTGGACGTGCTGATGAGTTCGGCCTCGGACCTGCAGATCCGGCTGGCCAACGACGGCTATGCGATGAGCTATTCCTCGCCCTATGCCGCCAAGCTGCCCTCCTGGGCCATCTGGCGCCACGAGGTCTACGGTTTCACCTTCGAGCCGGCCGTCATCGTCTACAACCCCAAGCGCTATACCGAAGCCACCGTGCCGCGCTCGCGCCAGGACCTGCTGCGCCTGCTGGAACGCGACGCCGCGAAGCTGCGCGGCCGCATCGGCACCTATGACATCGCGACCAGCAGCGTGGGCTATCTGCTGGCCGAACAGGACGAGCTGGTGTCGTCGAACTTCTGGGGGCTGGCCAACGCCATGGGCCAGGCTGGCGTGCGCCTGTCGGCCACCAGCGCCGAGATCCTGGACGCCATCGAGAGCGACCAGATCGACATCGGCTACAACATCCTCGGCTCCTACGCGCTGTCGCGACAGGCGGCGGGCGCGCCCATCGGCGTGGTCTTTCCGCAGGACTACGTGCTGGTGCTGGCGCGCTCGGTGCTGATCGCGCGCACCGCGCCCAGCCCGGAACTGGGCCGCGCGCTGGTGGACTGGCTGCTGTCTCCGGCCGGCCAGCAGGTGGCGTCCAGCCATGCCGCGCTGGGTTCCATCATGGAGGACACCCCCGGGCGCTGGACCTCCGAAGCGGTGCTGGCGCGCTCCCAGGGCATCGTGCAGCCAGTGGTGCTGAGCCCCGCCCTGCTGGTCGGCCTGGACCAGCGCCGCCATTCGCGCTTCGTGCAGAACTGGATCCGGCTGGTGACCGACACGCCCGCGCGGCCGTAA
- a CDS encoding response regulator transcription factor, which yields MRILLVEDNLDLGDAVESKLRFAGHSVQWVRDGVAALRWGLDETWDALVLDINLPGKDGFTVIRELRAAGLEAPVLVMTARAEIEDKIDMLDLGADDYLVKPFDLRELEARLRALMRRPAGQTSSVTVYGNLSLDLANRNVSVAGAPLELGRREFRLLEILLGKLGQTVAKERLMNQLFDLDDGTLNALELLISRLRKKLTGASIDIVTVRGVGYQARSHEEP from the coding sequence ATGCGCATTTTGCTGGTCGAGGACAATCTCGATCTCGGCGATGCCGTGGAAAGCAAGCTGCGTTTTGCCGGCCATAGCGTGCAATGGGTGCGCGACGGCGTGGCGGCGCTGCGTTGGGGCTTGGACGAGACCTGGGATGCCCTGGTGCTGGACATCAATCTGCCCGGCAAAGATGGTTTCACCGTCATCCGCGAACTGCGCGCCGCCGGGCTGGAAGCCCCCGTGCTGGTCATGACCGCGCGCGCCGAAATCGAAGACAAGATCGACATGCTGGACCTGGGCGCCGACGACTATCTGGTCAAGCCCTTCGATCTGCGCGAACTTGAAGCCCGGCTGCGGGCGCTGATGCGCCGCCCCGCTGGCCAGACCAGCAGCGTCACCGTCTACGGCAACCTCAGCCTGGACCTTGCCAACCGCAATGTCAGCGTGGCCGGCGCGCCGCTGGAGCTGGGGCGGCGTGAATTCCGGCTGCTGGAGATCCTGCTAGGCAAGCTGGGCCAGACCGTCGCCAAGGAACGGCTGATGAACCAGCTCTTCGACCTGGACGACGGCACCCTCAATGCGCTGGAGCTGCTGATATCGCGGCTGCGCAAGAAGCTGACGGGCGCCTCGATCGATATCGTCACCGTGCGCGGCGTCGGCTATCAGGCCCGCAGCCATGAAGAACCCTGA